One Leopardus geoffroyi isolate Oge1 chromosome C1, O.geoffroyi_Oge1_pat1.0, whole genome shotgun sequence DNA segment encodes these proteins:
- the AMMECR1L gene encoding AMMECR1-like protein: MGKRRCVPPLEPKLAAGCCGVKKPKLSGSGTHSHGNQSTTVPGSSSGPLQNHQHVDGSSGRENVSDLTLGPGNSPITRMNPASGALSPLPRPNGTANTTKNLVVTAEMCCYCFDVLYCHLYGFPQPRLPRFTNDPYPLFVTWKTGRDKRLRGCIGTFSAMNLHSGLREYTLTSALKDSRFPPLTREELPKLFCSVSLLTNFEDASDYLDWEVGVHGIRIEFINEKGVKRTATYLPEVAKEQDWDQIQTIDSLLRKGGFKAPITSEFRKTIKLTRYRSEKVTISYAEYIASRQHCFQNGTLHAPPLYNHYS; the protein is encoded by the exons ATGGGAAAAAGACGTTGTGTTCCTCCACTCGAGCCCAAGTTGGCAGCAGGCTGTTGTGGGGTCAAGAAGCCCAAGTTATCTGGAAGTGGAACGCACAGTCACGGGAACCAGTCCACAACTGTCCCCGGCTCTAGTTCAGGACCTCTTCAAAACCACCAGCATGTGGATGGCAGCAGTGGTCGGGAAAATGTGTCGGACTTAACTCTAGGACCTGGAAATTCTCCCATTACACGAATGAATCCCGCATCGGGAGCGCTGAGCCCTCTCCCCCGGCCAAATGGAACTGCCAACACCACCAAGAACCTGGTGGTGACTGCAGAGATGTGCTGCTACTGCTTTGATGTCCTCTACTGTCACCTCTATGGCTTCCCACAGCCACGACTTCCTAGATTCACCAATGACCCCTA tcCGCTCTTTGTGACATGGAAGACAGGGCGGGACAAGCGGCTTCGTGGCTGCATTGGGACCTTCTCAGCCATGAATCTTCATTCAGGACTCAGGGAATACACGTTAACCAG TGCACTTAAGGACAGCCGATTCCCCCCCCTGACCCGAGAGGAGCTGCCCAAACTtttctgctctgtctccctccttacTAACTTTGAGGATGCCAGTGATTACCTGGACTGGGAG GTAGGGGTCCATGGGATTCGAATTGAATTCATCAATGAAAAAGGCGTCAAACGTACAGCCACATACTTACCTGAGGTTGCTAAGGAACAAG ACTGGGATCAGATCCAGACAATAGACTCATTGCTCAGGAAAGGTGGCTTTAAGGCTCCAATTACCAGTGAATTCAGAAAAACGATCAAACTCACCAG GTACCGAAGTGAGAAGGTGACAATCAGTTATGCAGAGTATATTGCTTCTCGACAACACTGTTTCCAGAATGGCACTCTTCATGCCCCGCCCCTCTACAATCATTACTCCTGA